CTGGTGGCCGAGATAATGGCAGGCGGAGGCGACCGTCGAAAACGCCTCGCCGCCGCCCTCGATGCTGATTCGTCCCGATGCATGCGGCAGGAGGCCGGCGACGACGCGCAGCAGGGTCGACTTGCCCGAGCCGTTCGGGCCGGTGACGACAAGCGCCTGGCCCTCGGCAAGCGCGAAGTCGACGCCGTCGAAAACCGTCTCTCCGCCTCGTTCACCGCTGAGACTTTCTGCGATCAGCAGCATTCTTCCCCCGTCGCCGAAACCATCTCGCTGCCGCTTTGCGTCGCAGCAAAATAGGCGAATCTCCGTCTAGAACTATTCCAATAAATTCTCTATATGCCACTCGACCATGCCAGCGGTCGGCATGGAAACAGAATTTGCGCCGAACCAGCGCACGCGCCGCCTTGAACGGCTCGGGTTGCTTGGGACCGGACAGCGGAAATGGCCGTACCCGCACCTTTGCGCGTGATTGCATGCCCATCGGAGTCCGTTCCCTTTCAGGCTGAACAGACAAGGATGGATCGCACGTGTCCAAATCACTCGACAGTTTCAATTGCCGCCGCACCCTTACCGCGGCAGGTACCGACTATGTCTATTACAGCCTCATCGAGGCTGAAAAGAACGGCCTGACCGGCATCTCGCAGCTGCCCTATTCGATGAAGGTGCTGCTGGAAAACCTGCTGCGCAACGAAGACGGCCGCACCGTCACCAAGGAAGCCATCCAGGCCGTCGCCGGCTGGCTGACCGACAAGGGCACCGCCGGCGTCGAGATCGCCTACCGCCCGGCCCGCGTGCTGATGCAGGACTTCACCGGCGTTCCGGCCGTCGTCGACCTCGCCGCCATGCGTGACGGCATCAAGACCCTCGGCGGCGACCCTGAGAAGATCAACCCGCTGGTTCCCGTCGACCTGGTCATCGACCACTCGGTCATCGTCGACGAATTCGGCACGCCGCTGGCTTTCGCCCGCAACGTCGAACTCGAATATGAGCGCAACGAAGAGCGCTACAAGTTCCTGAAGTGGGGCCAGCAGGCGTTCCGCAACTTCCGCGTCGTGCCGCCCGGCACCGGCATCTGCCACCAGGTCAACCTCGAATACCTCGCCCAGACCGTCTGGACGAACACCGAGGATGGCGTGACGACCGCCTATCCCGACACCTGCGTCGGCACCGACTCGCACACCACCATGGTCAACGGCCTGGGTGTGCTGGGCTGGGGCGTCGGCGGTATCGAGGCTGAAGCCGCGATGCTCGGCCAGCCCGTCTCGATGCTTCTGCCAGAGGTCATCGGCTTCCGCCTGACCGGCAAGCTCAAGGAGGGCGTCACCGCCACCGATCTGGTGCTGACCGTCACCCAGATGCTGCGCAAGAAGGGCGTCGTCGGCAAGTTCGTTGAGTTCTTCGGCCCTGGCCTCAGCAACATGACGCTGGCCGACCGTGCCACCATCGGCAACATGGCGCCCGAATATGGCGCGACCTGCGGCTTCTTCCCGGTCGATTCCGAGACCATCCGCTACCTCAACATGTCGGGCCGCGCCGAAAACCGCATCGCGCTCGTCGAGGAATTCTCCAAGGCGCAGGGCATGTGGCGCGACGCCTCGTCGGCCGATCCGGTTTTCACCGACCTGCTCGAACTCGACATGGCGACCGTCGTTCCCTCGATGGCCGGCCCGAAGCGTCCCGAAGGCCGCATCCCGCTCGAAGGCATCGCCTCCGGCTTCGCGACCGCTCTCGAAGCCGAGTACAAGAAGACCGTCGACCAGTCGAAGCGCTACGCCGTCGAAGGCGAGACCTTCGACCTCGGCCATGGCGATGTGGTGATCGCCGCGATCACCTCCTGCACCAACACCTCCAACCCGAGCGTGCTGATGGGTGCAGGCCTTCTCGCCCGCAACGCCAACCGCATCGGCCTGAAGCAGAAGCCTTGGGTCAAGACCTCGCTGGCGCCCGGTTCGCAGGTGGTGGCCGAGTATCTCGAGAAGTCGGGCCTGCAGAAGGAACTCGACCAGATCGGCTTCAACCTCGTCGGCTTCGGCTGCACGACCTGCATCGGCAACTCCGGCCCGCTGCCGGCGCCGATCTCCAAGACCATCAACGACAAGGGCCTGATCGGTGCGGCCGTGCTTTCGGGCAACCGCAACTTCGAAGGCCGCGTGTCGCCCGACGTGCAGGCCAACTACCTGGCCTCGCCGCCGCTGGTGGTCGCCTATGCGCTCGCCGGAACTGTCACCAAGGACCTGACCACAGAGCCGTTGGGTGAGGATCGCGACGGCAAGCCGGTTTTCCTCAGGGATATCTGGCCGACCAATGTCGAGATCGAGCAGTTCATCGCCGAAAACGTCACCCGCGAGCTGTTTGCCCGCAAATATGCCGACGTCTTCAAGGGCGACGAGAACTGGCAGAACGTGCAGGCGCCTGAGGGCCAGACCTATGCCTGGGACGACAAGTCGACCTATGTGCAGAACCCGCCCTACTTCGTCGGCATGGGGTCGAAGCCGGGTCAGATCGGCAAGATCGAGGGCGCACGCGTGCTCGGCCTGTTCGGCGACAAGATCACCACCGACCACATCTCGCCGGCCGGTTCGATCAAGGCGGCTTCGCCCGCCGGCAAGTACCTGACCGACAATGGCGTCGGCGTTGCCGACTTCAACCAGTACGGCACGCGCCGCGGCAACCACGAAGTGATGATGCGCGGCACCTTCGCCAACATCCGCATCCGTAACCACATGCTCGGCGAGAACGGCCGCGAGGGTGGCTACACCTTCCACTACCCGTCCAAGGAAGAGATGCCGATCTACGATGCTGCCATGCAGTACCGCAGCGAAGGCGTGCCGCTGGTGATCTTCGCCGGTGTCGAATACGGCAATGGCTCGTCGCGCGACTGGGCTGCCAAGGGCACCAACCTGCTGGGCGTCCGCGCCGTCATCGCCCAGTCGTTCGAGCGCATCCACCGCTCCAATCTGGTCGGCATGGGCGTCATCCCCTTCACCTTCGAGGAAGGCACGTCGTGGAAGACGCTTGGCCTCAAGGGTGACGAGCAGGTGACGATCGACGGCCTCGAGGCGATCAAGCCGCGCCAGAAGATGGTTGCCAAGATCACCTTCGCCGACGGTTCGCCGAAGGATGTTCCGATCCTCTGCCGTATCGATACGCTTGACGAGCTAGACTACTACAAGAACGGCGGCATCCTGCAGTACGTGCTGCGCGACCTCGCCGCATAAGTTCGACGCGCGATTCATGTGAAACAAACCGCCGGGCGCAAGCTCCGGCGGTTTTGTTTTGAGAAGGCGCGTTACCCCCGGCTCTCGCTTCGCTCAGGCGGGATGTCCGCGGCGGCGGCAGGTGCCAAATCTCGTCACTGCCACGCACGCTTTCGGGCGTGGGAAGGCAGCTGTCCACGCGGGATGGTGACCGAGATGCTGACAATGAGCGCGTGGGCGTTTGTGCTTTGCGAAGCAAACCTTTGGCGCCGTGATCCTTCGCACCCCCCTCTGGCCTGCCGGCCATCTCCCCCACAAGGAGGGAGATCAGGCCGTCATCTGGCCCGCAGCCAGTCGCCAAAGCCGCAAGCACGATCCTTACGACACCACAGGATGAGGGCTGCTGGCGGAGCGACTAATCTCCCTCCTTGTGGGGAGATGGCCGGCAGGCCAGAGGGGGGTGCGAAGAAATGAGACGATGCCGAAAATGGGAATGACCGCAAAACGAGCCGGAAATGGTGAGATAACTGCGCCATCAGGCCAGCATCGAGGCTCCAGTCTATCTGGAGCCTTCCCCAAGGTCGTAGAGATACATCACAAACGTCTCCACCGGCTCGGTCGGCTCCTTGCGCCCGTCATAGAGGGCGCGGGCGGGGAGGTTGTCCAGTTCGGTGCCGAGCCAGGCTTCCGCGCAGCCGGCTTCACGCCCGGCAGCGAAGAGAGCGTCCATCAGCAGGTTGGCGATGCCGCGGCGCTGCCATGCGGGTGAAACGCCGACCTCGTCGACATAGAGCTCCGACGGCTTGTCGACGTGGCGGTGGATCATGCCGGCAGCCTGCGCCACAACCTGGCCATCATCGAGGGCGACGAAGAGCAGGTGGCCAGGGGAAGCGAGGCAGGACTTCAGGCGGAGCGGGTCGACCGGCTCGTCGAAGACGTCGGCGGCGACAGTGTCGAGCAGGCGCTCGTCGCCCGGCTGGAGGCGGCGGATCTCGACGGAAGCATCGTTCTCTTCACCATTTCTTCGTAAAGTCGTCACAAAAATTTGACGTTTACGTAAATCCCGTTGTTTCTAACCGATTGAAAAAGTTGAGGTCAAAATAATCGGTTGAATTTTTTTGGCCATGGAGCTATTGCGAGCCGCTATTTCTGGCTGCATTTCCGCGGCCTCTCTGGCCCAAACCTACTCCACCCCGCCGCCACGGCGTCGTTACAGGCAAAGGGAAATTCCTTCATGGCACGCAACAAGATAGCCCTCATCGGCTCCGGCATGATTGGCGGCACGCTCGCCCATATGGTCGGCCTCAAGGACCTCGGCGACGTGGTCATGTTCGATATTGCCGAAGGCATCCCGCAGGGTAAAGGCCTCGATATCGCCCAGTCCTCGACCGTCGACGGCTTCGACTCGCGTTACACGGGCGTCAACGACTATGCCGGCATCGAGGGTGCCGATGTCTGCATCGTCACCGCCGGCGTGCCGCGCAAGCCCGGCATGAGCCGCGACGACCTGCTCGGCATCAATCTGAAGGTCATGGAACAGGTCGGTGCGGGCATCAAGAAGTATGCCCCGAAGGCCTTCGTCATCTGCATCACCAACCCGCTCGACGCCATGGTGTGGGCGCTGCAGAAGTTCTCGGGCCTGCCCAAGAGCCACGTCGTCGGCATGGCCGGCGTGCTCGACTCGGCGCGCTTCCGCTACTTCCTGTCGGAAGAGTTCAAGGTTTCGGTCGAAGACGTCTCGGCGATGACGCTGGGCGGCCACGGCGACGACATGGTGCCGATGGTGCGCTATTCGACGGTTGCCGGCATCCCGCTGCCGGACCTGGTCAAGATGGGCTGGACCAGCCAGGACAAGCTCGACGCCATCGTCGAGCGCACCCGCAAGGGCGGCGGCGAGATCGTCGGCCTGCTCAAGACCGGCTCGGCCTACTACGCGCCGGCCTCGTCGGCGATCCAGATGGCCGAAGCCTATCTCAAGGACAAGAAGCGCGTGCTGCCCTGCGCGACGCACCTGTCGGGCCAGTATGGCGTCAAGGACATGTATGTCGGCGTGCCTGTGGTGATCGGCGCCGGTGGTGTCGAGCGCATCATCGAGCTCGACTTCAACAAGGCCGAGCAGAAGATGTTCGAGAAGTCGGTCGAAGCGGTGAAGGGCCTGTGCGAGGCCTGCGTCGCGATCGCGCCGAACCTCGCCAAGAAGTAAGGGACAACGGGCATGAACATCCACGAATATCAGGGCAAGCAATTGCTCAAGGGTTTCGGTGCTCCCGTCGCTGACGGCGTGCCGGTGTTCAAGATCGAGGAAGCGGAAGCAGCCGCCAAGGCGCTGCCGGGCCCGCTCTACGTCGTGAAGAGCCAGATCCATGCCGGCGGCCGCGGCAAGGGCAAGTTCAAGGAACTGCCCGCCGACGCCAAGGGTGGCGTGCGCCTAGCCAAGTCGGTCGACGAGGTCGTGGCGTTTGCCAAGGAAATGCTCGGCAACACGCTGGTGACCAAGCAGACCGGCCCGGCCGGCAAGCAGGTCAACCGCCTCTATATCGAGGACGGCGCCGACATCGACCGCGAGCTGTATCTGTCAATCCTCGTCGACCGTTCGGTCGGCCGCATCGCCTTCGTGGTTTCGACCGAGGGCGGCATGGACATCGAGGCTGTCGCCCACGACACGCCGGAGAAGATCATCACCGTTGCGATCGACCCGGAAAAGGGCGTGACCGCTGACGACCTCAAGGCGCTGAGTTCGGCGCTGAAGCTTTCCGGCGAGGCGGCCAAGGACGGCGAGAGCCTGTTCCCGATCCTCTACAAGGCGTTTGTCGAGAAGGACATGAGCCTGCTCGAGGTCAACCCGCTGATCGTCATGAAGAACGGCCGCCTGCGCGTGCTCGACGCCAAGGTGTCGTTCGACAACAATGCGCTGTTCCGCCACGCCGACGTGCTGGAGCTGCGCGACACCACCGAAGAGGACGCCAAGGAGATCGAGGCGTCGAAGTACGACCTCGCTTATGTCGCGCTTGACGGCAATATCGGCTGCATGGTCAACGGCGCCGGCCTGGCCATGGCGACGATGGACATCATCAAGCTCTACGGTGCCGAGCCTGCCAACTTCCTCGACGTCGGCGGCGGCGCTTCCAAGGAGAAAGTGACGGCGGCGTTCAAGATCATCACCGCCGACCCGGCTGTCGAAGGCATCCTGGTCAACATCTTCGGCGGCATCATGAAGTGCGACGTCATTGCCGAGGGCGTTATCGCCGCGGTCAAGGAAGTCGGCCTCAAGGTTCCGCTGGTGGTGCGCCTCGAAGGTACCAATGTCGAGCTGGGCAAGAAGATCATCAACGAGAGCGGGCTGAACGTCATCTCGGCCGACGATCTCGACGACGCGGCGAAGAAGATCGTCGCTGCGGTGAAGGGAAACTGAGCCAATGTCCATTCTCATCGACAAGAACACCAAGATCCTGGTGCAGGGCCTGACCGGCAACACCGGTTCGTTCCACACTGAACAGGCGCTGGCCTATCACGGCACCAAGATGGTCGGCGGCATCCACCCCAAGAAGGGCGGCGAGAAGTGGGACGGTTCCGTGCCGCTGCCGATCTTCTCGACAGTTGCCGAAGGCAAGGAAAAGACCGGCGCGAATGCGTCCGTCGTCTACGTGCCGCCGGCAGGTGCTGCCGCAGCGATCATCGAGGCGATCGACGCCGAGATCCCGCTGATCGTCTGCATCACCGAAGGCATCCCGGTCACCGACATGATCAAGGTCAAGGCGCGCCTCGACCGCTCCAAGTCGCGCCTGATCGGCCCGAACTGCCCTGGCATCGTCACGCCCGACGAATGCAAGATCGGCATCATGCCGGGCAACATCTTCCGCAAGGGTTCGGTCGGCGTTGTTTCGCGCTCGGGAACGCTTACCTATGAGGCGGTGTTCCAGACCACCAATGCCGGTCTCGGCCAGTCGACGGCAGTCGGCATCGGTGGCGACCCGGTCAAGGGCACGGAATTCATCGACATGCTCGAGATGTTCCTGGCCGACGACGAAACCAAGTCGATCATCATGATCGGCGAAATCGGCGGCTCGGCCGAAGAGGATGCAGCGCAGTTCCTCATCGACGAAGCCAAGCGCGGCCGCAAGAAGCCGATGGCCGGCTTCATCGCCGGACGCACCGCACCGGAAGGCCGTACCATGGGCCATGCTGGTGCAGTGATCTCCGGCGGCAAGGGCGGCGCGGAAGACAAGATCGCGGCCATGGAGGCAGCGGGCATCCGCGTGTCGCCGTCGCCGGCACGTCTCGGCACCACGCTGGTCGAGGCGATCAAGGGCTAAGGCCAAGTGAATAGGGGAGTAGGGCAGTACAGGCAGTAGGAATTCCAGATCATTGCCCTACTGCCTTACTGCGCTACTCCCTTCAAAACAGGAGAGGAGCCAGAGGCTCCGCAGGACAAAGATGGCACGATCCGATCAGGCCAACGACCAATTTTCCCTCACCTCGTTCCTCTATGGCGGCAATGCCGACTACATCGAGGCGCTGCACGCCGCCTATCTCGACGACCCTGAAGCGGTCGACCAGGAGTGGCGCGACTTCTTCGGCGCCCTGAAGGACGACGCCGGCGATATCCGCAAGAACGCCAAGGGCGCCTCGTGGTCGACGCCGAGTTGGCCGTTGCAGGCCAATGGCGAACTGGTTTCCGCGCTCGACGGCAACTGGGGCATGGTCGAGAAGCTGATCGAGAAGAAGGTCAAGGACAAGGCGGTCGCCGTGACCGGCACCGAACCGTCCAAGGCCGACGTGCTGCAGGCGACGCGCGACTCGGTGCGCGCCATCATGATGATCCGCGCCTACCGCATGCGCGGCCACCTGCACGCCAATCTCGACCCGCTCGGCATCGCCAAGCCGCTGGAGGACTATAACGAGCTGTCGCCGGAGGCCTACGGCTTCACCGCCGCCGACTACGACCGGCCGATCTTCATCGACCATGTGCTGGGCCTCGAATACGCGACCATCCGCGAGATGCTCGAGATCCTGAAGCGCACCTATTGCTCGACGCTCGGCGTCGAGTTCATGCATATCTCCGATCCCGAGGAAAAGGCCTGGATCCAGGCCCGCATCGAGGGTCCGGACAAGGCGATCGAATTCACGCCCGAGGGCAAGAAGGCGATCCTGTCGAAGCTGATCGAGGCCGAGGGCTTCGAGCAGTTCATCGACGTCAAGTACAAGGGCACCAAGCGTTTCGGCCTCGACGGCGGCGAGTCGCTGATCCCGGCGCTCGAGCAGATCGTCAAGCGCGGCGGCTCGCTCGGCCTCAAGGAGGTCGTGCTCGGCATGGCCCACCGCGGCCGCCTCAATGTCTTGACCAACGTCATGGCCAAGCCGCATCGCGCCGTGTTCCACGAATTCAAGGGTGGCTCCTACGCGCCTGACGACGTCGAGGGTTCCGGCGACGTGAAGTACCACCTTGGTGCCTCGTCCGACCGCGAGTTCGACGGCAACAAGGTCCATCTGTCCTTGACCGCCAACCCCTCGCATCTCGAGATCGTCGATCCCGTGGTGATGGGCAAGGCACGCGCCAAGCAGGACCAGCTGTTCGGTCGCGCCCGCGGCGAGATCGTGCCGCAGGAAGAGCGCGCCAAGGTGATGCCGCTGCTGCTGCACGGCGATGCGGCATTCGCCGGCCAGGGCGTGATCGCCGAAATCCTCGGCCTGTCGGGCCTGCGCGGCCACCGCGTCGCCGGCACGCTGCACTTCATCATCAACAACCAGATCGGCTTCACGACGAACCCGCGCTTCTCGCGCTCGTCGCCCTATCCGTCCGACGTTGCCAAGATGATCGAGGCGCCGATCTTCCACGTCAACGGCGACGACCCGGAGGCTGTCGTGTTCGCGGCCAAGGTGGCGACCGAGTTCCGCATGAAGTTCCACAAGCCTGTTGTCGTGGACATGTTCTGCTACCGCCGCTTCGGCCACAACGAAGGCGACGAGCCTGCGTTCACGCAGCCGATCATGTACCGCAACATCCGCACCCATAAGACCACGGTGCAGACCTATGCCGACAAGCTGATGGCCGAAGGCCTGATGAACCAGGCCGAGGTCGACAAGATGCGCGCCGACTGGCGCGGCTTCCTCGAAGCCGAGTTCGAGGCGGGCCAGGCCTACAAGCCGAACAAGGCCGACTGGCTTGATGGCGCGTGGTCGGGCATGCGCACGGCCGACAACCAGGACGAACAGCGCCGCGGCAAGACTGCGGTGCCGGTCAAGACGCTGAAGGAAATCGGCAAGAAGCTGACCGAGGTGCCGAAGGATTTCGAAGTCCACCGCACCATCGGACGCTTCCTCGAAAACCGCCGCCAGGCGATCGAATCGGGCGAAGGCATCGACTGGGCAACGGCGGAATCGCTGGCGTTCGGCTCGATCCTGCTCGACGGCAATCCGATCCGCCTGTCGGGCCAGGATTCCGAGCGCGGCACGTTCTCGCAGCGCCACACCGTGCTTTACGATCAGCGCGACGAAAACCGCTACATCCCGCTCAACAACCTGTCGGCGGCGCAGGCCGGCTACGAGGTCATCAACTCGATGCTCTCGGAAGAGGCCGTGCTCGGCTTCGAATATGGCTACTCGCTCGCCGAGCCCAAGGCACTGACGCTGTGGGAAGCGCAGTTCGGCGACTTCGCCAACGGCGCGCAGGTGGTGTTCGACCAGTTCATCTCGTCGGGCGAACGCAAGTGGCTGCGCATGTCGGGTCTCGTCTGCCTGCTGCCGCACGGCTATGAAGGCCAGGGTCCCGAGCATTCGTCGGCACGCCTCGAGCGCTTCCTGCAGCTCTGCGCCGAAGACAACATGCAGGTGGCCAATGTCACGACGCCGGCCAACTACTTCCACATCCTGCGCCGGCAGCTGAAGCGCGACTTCCGCAAGCCGCTGATCCTGATGACGCCGAAGTCGCTGCTGCGCCACAAGCGCGCCGTGTCTTCACTGTCGGAAATATCGGGCGAGAGCTCGTTCCACCGTCTCTTGTGGGACGACGCCCAGTATCTCGGCAACGAACCGATCAAGCTGGTCAAGGATTCGAAGATCCGCCGCGTCGTGCTGTGCACCGGCAAGGTCTATTACGACCTGTACGAGGAACGCGAGAAGCGTGGCATCGACGACATCTATTTGTTGCGCGTCGAGCAGCTCTATCCGTTCCCGGCCAAGGCGCTGATCACCGAGCTCAGCCGTTTCCGCAACGCGGAGATGGTGTGGTGCCAGGAAGAGCCCAAGAACATGGGCGCGTGGTCGTTCATCGACCCGTATCTGGAATGGGTGCTCGCCCATATCGACGCCAAGCATCAGCGCGTGCGCTACACCGGCCGTCCGGCCGCCGCCTCCCCGGCGACGGGCCTGATGTCCAAGCACCTAGCGCAGCTCCAGGCATTCCTCGACGACGCCCTCGGCGAATAAACAAAGAACGGACAGGCAAAAATGGCTACCGAAATCCGTGTCCCTACCCTCGGCGAATCCGTTTCCGAGGCAACCATCGGCAAGTGGTTCAAGAAGGCCGGCGACGTGATCGCCGTCGACGAGCCCCTGGTCGAGCTCGAGACCGACAAGGTCACCATCGAAGTGCCGGCGCCTGCTGCCGGCGTGCTGGTCGAGCTGACCGTCAAGGAAGGCGAAACCGTCGGCGTCGGTGCGCTGCTCGGCACCATCGGTGCCGGCGATGGTGCCGTGGCTTCTCCGAAGCCCGCAGCTGTCGCCCAGGCGTCGGCGCCGAACGCGGCGTCGACCGTCAAGGAAGCCGTCGCGCAGACCGCATCGGTTGCCGGCTCGCCGCCCATCGAAGAGCGCAAGATGCCGCCGGCACCGGCTGCCGCCAAGCTTTTGGCTGAGACCAACCTGTCGGTCGACCAGGTCGCCGGTTCGGGCAAGCGCGGCCAGGTGCTGAAGGGCGACGTGCTCGAAGCCATCGCCAAGGGCGCTTCGGCGCCCGCCGCTGCTCCGGCTGCTGCCGCACCGGTGGTGGCACGCGTTCCCTCTTCAACCGAAGACGCCCCGCGTGAAGAGCGCGTGCGCATGACCAAGCTGCGCCAGACGATCGCGCGCCGCCTCAAGGAGGCGCAGTCGACGGCTGCCATGCTGACCACCTTCAACGAGGTCGACATGAGCGCGGTGATGGCGCTGCGCACCAAGTACAAGGACATCTTCGAGAAGAAGCATGGCGTGAAGCTCGGCTTCATGGGCTTCTTCACCAAGGCGGTGACGCATGCGCTGAAGGAAATCCCTGCCGTCAACGCCGAGATCGACGGCACCGACATCATCTACAAGAACTTCGCCCATGTCGGCGTTGCCGTCGGCACCGAAAAGGGCCTGGTGGTTCCGGTCGTGCGCGATGCAGACCAGATGTCGATCGCCGAGATCGAGAAGGAAATCGGCCGCCTCGGCCTCGCTGCGCGCGATGGCAAGCTTTCGGTTGCCGACATGCAGGGCGGCACCTTCACCATCTCCAACGGCGGCGTCTACGGTTCGCTGATGTCGACGCCGATCCTGAACGCGCCGCAGTCGGGCATCCTCGGCATGCACAAGATCCAGGACCGTCCGGTCGTTGTCGGCGGCCAGATCGTCATCCGCCCGATGATGTATCTCGCTCTGTCCTACGATCACCGCATCGTCGACGGCAAGGAAGCCGTGACCTTCCTGGTCCGCGTCAAGGACAGCCTGGAAGACCCGGAGCGCCTGGTCCTCGATCTCTGATCGAAAAAGGCTTCAAGGGGCCCGGCTGACCGGGCCCCTTTGCTTTCCTGAGCTATGCCGGACTTGCCAGCGGCCGGAGACGCCGTACTGATCAGCTATCTTGCGCTTCGAGGGCGATAGTGGTGATGGAAGCCGCAGCAGCATCGACTGAAATCTGGGTTCTGGGCTGGAGTGTCGTGCTGCTGATCGCGCACATACTGGTGCAGGCGCTTTCGCTCGACCTGTCGGGCGATTTCAGCATCAGGTACCTGCTCAGTTCGCGCGACGACGGCCGCGCGCCGAAAAGCATCGTTTCGGGGCGTCTGATCCGGTCGCTCAACAACATGCTGGAGACCTATCCCGCCTTCATAGCACTTGCGCTGGCGCTGGCGGTGACAGGCAAGACAGGCGAGCTGGGTGCCGTCGGCGCCGTGATGTGGATCGTCGCCCGCCTTGTATATGCCTTGCTGTACGTGGCCGGTATTCCGGTGCTGCGTACGCTCGTCTGGTTCGTTTCGATCGCCGGGCTGGTCCTGATGGTCGTGCGCCTGATGACGTAACATCGCTGCCTGAAGAAACCGAAAGAGACGGTCGCATGGCTTTCGAACCCGACATTCCCCCTGTTCAGGTCCATCTCTGCGTCAAGCAGGGCAAGGAGGCGATCGCCTTCTACGAAAAGGCGTTCGACGCCGTCGAAACCTTCGAGCAGATGGCCGATGACGGCGTGCGCGTGCTGCATGCCAACCTCGCCATGTTCGGCAGCGAGGTGATGCTGCATGACGAGTTTCCCGAATTCGGCGGCGATGTGTTGTCGCCGCTCTCCCGTGGCGGCGCCAGCATGACCGTCAACATCAATTTGAAGCTGCCCGGCCAGGTCGACCAGGCGGTCGAGCGGGCAGTGGCGGCCGGTGCGAAGACTGTGATGGAGCCAGACGACATGTTCTGGGGCGCACGCTACGCCAAGATCCAGGATCCGTTCGGCCATGTCTGGGCGTTCAATGCGCCCTTGGGCAATGGGTCACTGGGCGCGCAGTCGGGGAGTGACAAGGCATGACGCAATATGCGTTCGAATTTGCCGGCCTGCTGGCCGTATTCTTGGTGCTGATGGTGGTGCCGGGTGCCGATTTCGTCATGGTGGTACGCCAGAGCATCGTGCATGGCCGCCGTGCCGCCATCATCACCAGCTTCGGCATCGGCGTGTCGCTGCTGTTTCATGTCAGCTACACCATCCTGGGCATCGGGCTGATCGTGTCGAAGTCGTTGCTGCTGTTTTCGCTGATCAAGT
The nucleotide sequence above comes from Aminobacter aminovorans. Encoded proteins:
- the acnA gene encoding aconitate hydratase AcnA, with the translated sequence MSKSLDSFNCRRTLTAAGTDYVYYSLIEAEKNGLTGISQLPYSMKVLLENLLRNEDGRTVTKEAIQAVAGWLTDKGTAGVEIAYRPARVLMQDFTGVPAVVDLAAMRDGIKTLGGDPEKINPLVPVDLVIDHSVIVDEFGTPLAFARNVELEYERNEERYKFLKWGQQAFRNFRVVPPGTGICHQVNLEYLAQTVWTNTEDGVTTAYPDTCVGTDSHTTMVNGLGVLGWGVGGIEAEAAMLGQPVSMLLPEVIGFRLTGKLKEGVTATDLVLTVTQMLRKKGVVGKFVEFFGPGLSNMTLADRATIGNMAPEYGATCGFFPVDSETIRYLNMSGRAENRIALVEEFSKAQGMWRDASSADPVFTDLLELDMATVVPSMAGPKRPEGRIPLEGIASGFATALEAEYKKTVDQSKRYAVEGETFDLGHGDVVIAAITSCTNTSNPSVLMGAGLLARNANRIGLKQKPWVKTSLAPGSQVVAEYLEKSGLQKELDQIGFNLVGFGCTTCIGNSGPLPAPISKTINDKGLIGAAVLSGNRNFEGRVSPDVQANYLASPPLVVAYALAGTVTKDLTTEPLGEDRDGKPVFLRDIWPTNVEIEQFIAENVTRELFARKYADVFKGDENWQNVQAPEGQTYAWDDKSTYVQNPPYFVGMGSKPGQIGKIEGARVLGLFGDKITTDHISPAGSIKAASPAGKYLTDNGVGVADFNQYGTRRGNHEVMMRGTFANIRIRNHMLGENGREGGYTFHYPSKEEMPIYDAAMQYRSEGVPLVIFAGVEYGNGSSRDWAAKGTNLLGVRAVIAQSFERIHRSNLVGMGVIPFTFEEGTSWKTLGLKGDEQVTIDGLEAIKPRQKMVAKITFADGSPKDVPILCRIDTLDELDYYKNGGILQYVLRDLAA
- a CDS encoding GNAT family N-acetyltransferase, which translates into the protein MKSCLASPGHLLFVALDDGQVVAQAAGMIHRHVDKPSELYVDEVGVSPAWQRRGIANLLMDALFAAGREAGCAEAWLGTELDNLPARALYDGRKEPTEPVETFVMYLYDLGEGSR
- the mdh gene encoding malate dehydrogenase, whose translation is MARNKIALIGSGMIGGTLAHMVGLKDLGDVVMFDIAEGIPQGKGLDIAQSSTVDGFDSRYTGVNDYAGIEGADVCIVTAGVPRKPGMSRDDLLGINLKVMEQVGAGIKKYAPKAFVICITNPLDAMVWALQKFSGLPKSHVVGMAGVLDSARFRYFLSEEFKVSVEDVSAMTLGGHGDDMVPMVRYSTVAGIPLPDLVKMGWTSQDKLDAIVERTRKGGGEIVGLLKTGSAYYAPASSAIQMAEAYLKDKKRVLPCATHLSGQYGVKDMYVGVPVVIGAGGVERIIELDFNKAEQKMFEKSVEAVKGLCEACVAIAPNLAKK
- the sucC gene encoding ADP-forming succinate--CoA ligase subunit beta translates to MNIHEYQGKQLLKGFGAPVADGVPVFKIEEAEAAAKALPGPLYVVKSQIHAGGRGKGKFKELPADAKGGVRLAKSVDEVVAFAKEMLGNTLVTKQTGPAGKQVNRLYIEDGADIDRELYLSILVDRSVGRIAFVVSTEGGMDIEAVAHDTPEKIITVAIDPEKGVTADDLKALSSALKLSGEAAKDGESLFPILYKAFVEKDMSLLEVNPLIVMKNGRLRVLDAKVSFDNNALFRHADVLELRDTTEEDAKEIEASKYDLAYVALDGNIGCMVNGAGLAMATMDIIKLYGAEPANFLDVGGGASKEKVTAAFKIITADPAVEGILVNIFGGIMKCDVIAEGVIAAVKEVGLKVPLVVRLEGTNVELGKKIINESGLNVISADDLDDAAKKIVAAVKGN
- the sucD gene encoding succinate--CoA ligase subunit alpha, translated to MSILIDKNTKILVQGLTGNTGSFHTEQALAYHGTKMVGGIHPKKGGEKWDGSVPLPIFSTVAEGKEKTGANASVVYVPPAGAAAAIIEAIDAEIPLIVCITEGIPVTDMIKVKARLDRSKSRLIGPNCPGIVTPDECKIGIMPGNIFRKGSVGVVSRSGTLTYEAVFQTTNAGLGQSTAVGIGGDPVKGTEFIDMLEMFLADDETKSIIMIGEIGGSAEEDAAQFLIDEAKRGRKKPMAGFIAGRTAPEGRTMGHAGAVISGGKGGAEDKIAAMEAAGIRVSPSPARLGTTLVEAIKG